Proteins from one Sabethes cyaneus chromosome 2, idSabCyanKW18_F2, whole genome shotgun sequence genomic window:
- the LOC128733642 gene encoding ankyrin repeat domain-containing protein 12-like isoform X2, whose translation MQRRTPASSQQNKDNAANRLQQQMKKPSEGGNPKKNSNQDSDADDTASSSGGATSASMAPSAVNKDEDDIYEFKSTPKDSGSSSSDEKESNCDKNEKSTAEKNNASGGDGDSNPISGTSGSANSGSGNAGISKRPFSEVSDPLEDSSSAPNDDDNKRKKRKDSDTTNKETTKGGAGANRGSAPRLEKSSKSSGPPSKNLSLAGKSALDRKSPCASPKPSTGSTVGSTSKGSTNSNANDSDVEGDDSSNKNSDTSFPSGGGPKVPPLKIVIPQQNTSGDADAGGSSRNGKNASARNHAALPYVVASSNSNDSSADKESTSSRSASPSDSKSSDEKTTSKSSEDRAQARVLRSHRGGGTGSSEGDRSRSKDNQSDRSVDRSNNSSPQLQQSSAVPSPASNSGDAAVGGGAGGGSCSSTGGGTSSKDSNHASPAGGNQKETETENGTNCGSNNNPKSPPVSTTSSTSTTTTTSSTSGASTSSTLNQNNQSTSTSSSTTLETAVHPRKRKIKTSKETSSTTSSSSSAVSTSTASASSSNEEKKEIKDETPDVHPHDQPITNCYQMFLNIRRQIERRQRCLFPVQPKPPQGFKDYLLNRCAYALAGKTPSEPNIQPPATLQPQMKDIFTLQEKERHKLKMQHIVEKEKLVLAVEQEILRVHGRAARALANQSLPFSVCTILKDEEVYNIITPEQEEKDRNARSRYNGRLFLSWLQDVDDKWEKIKEAMLLRHHNEAESLHAVQKMDWEWKMKENSLCEFKAKPVIDDVHVPMVNVSDDFDLLPA comes from the exons ACAATGCGGCTAACCGTCTTCAGCAGCAGATGAAGAAACCATCGGAAGGTGGAAACCCCAAGAAAAACTCGAACCAGGACAGCGATGCGGATGACACCGCCAGCAGCAGCGGAGGAGCCACCAGCGCGTCGATGGCTCCTTCGGCTGTGAATAAAGACGAGGATGATATTTATGAGTTTAAATCAACCCCGAAGGATTCCGGATCCAGCTCCAGCGACGAAAAGGAGAGCAACTGCGATAAGAACGAAAAATCAACTGCAGAAAAGAACAACGCCAGTGGAGGTGATGGAGATTCCAATCCAATCAGTGGAACTTCTGGGTCAGCAAATTCCGGGAGCGGAAATGCTGGTATTTCAAAGCGACCGTTCTCGGAGGTAAGCGATCCATTGGAAGACAGTAGCAGCGCGCCGAATGATGATGACaacaaaaggaagaaaagaaaggATTCGGACACAACTAACAAGGAAACCACGAAAGGAGGAGCGGGAGCAAATCGTGGTTCCGCACCACGGTTGGAAAAAAGCAGTAAATCGTCAGGACCACCGTCAAAGAATCTTAGCTTGGCGGGAAAAAGCGCTCTAGATCGAAAGAGTCCGTGCGCAAGTCCCAAACCGTCTACCGGAAGCACAGTAGGCTCGACAAGTAAGGGATCCACCAACAGTAACGCCAACGACAGTGACGTCGAAGGCGATGACAGCAGTAATAAAAACAGCGATACAAGTTTCCCAAGTGGTGGTGGACCAAAGGTTCCTCCACTGAAGATTGTCATACCGCAGCAAAATACCAGCGGTGATGCTGATGCCGGAGGAAGCTCCCGGAATGGCAAGAATGCTTCAGCACGAAACCATGCAGCGCTTCCGTACGTAGTTGCATCGTCCAACAG TAATGATTCCAGTGCTGACAAGGAGAGCACCTCATCCCGTTCCGCCAGTCCGTCGGATTCGAAAAGCTCCGACGAAAAAACAACTTCAAAATCGAGTGAAGACCGCGCCCAAGCTCGCGTACTGCGAAGCCACCGAGGCGGGGGAACCGGTTCGTCCGAAGGCGACAGAAGTCGCAGCAAGGATAATCAAAGTGATCGTTCGGTAGACCGTTCGAACAACTCGTCTCCACAATTGCAACAAAGCAGCGCGGTACCTTCTCCGGCTTCCAACAGCGGCGACGCTGCTGTCGGTGGTGGTGCAGGCGGAGGTAGCTGTTCAAGTACCGGTGGTGGCACTTCTAGCAAGGATAGTAACCACGCAAGCCCTGCCGGCGGCAATCAAaaggaaacagaaacagaaaacgGAACGAATTGTGGAAGCAACAACAATCCCAAAAGCCCACCTGTTTCGACAACATCATCTACTTCTACCACAACGACAACTAGCAGTACAAGTGGTGCTAGCACAAGTTCAACTTTAAACCAGAACAATCAATCTACCAGCACAAGTTCCAGCACCACATTGGAAACGGCAGTACACCCGCGcaagagaaaaattaaaactagTAAGGAAACGTCATCTACTACGTCCTCCAGCTCATCCGCTGTTTCGACATCTACTGCATCAGCATCCTCATCAaacgaagagaaaaaagaaatcaaGGACGAAACTCCAGACGTGCACCCACACGATCAGCCAATCACTAACTGCTATCAAATGTTTTTGAACATTCGACGTCAAATCGAACGACGACAGCGTTGTCTTTTCCCGGTACAACCGAAACCACCACAAGGTTTCAAAGATTATCTGCTGAATCGTTGCGCCTACGCTCTGGCTGGTAAAACACCTTCTGAGCCGAATATACAACCACCAGCAACGTTACAGCCTCAGATGAAAGATATTTTTACCCTCCAGGAAAAAGAGCGTCACAAGCTGAAGATGCAGCACATTGTTGAAAAAGAGAAGCTTGTGCTAGCTGTTGAGCAGGAAATATTGCGAGTCCATGGTCGCGCCGCTCGGGCTCTAGCCAATCAGTCATTGCCCTTCTCTGTGTGTACTATTCTAAAGGATGAAGAAGTGTACAACATAATTACTCCAGAGCAGGAGGAGAAAGACCGTAATGCAAGATCCCGGTATAACGGTCGTCTGTTTCTCAGTTGGTTACAGGATGTCGATGACAAATGGGAAAAAATTAAGGAAGCTATGCTACTGCGGCACCATAATGAAGCCGAAAGCTTACACGCGGTCCAGAAGATGGACTGGGAGTGGAAGATGAAGGAAAATTCACTTTGTGAGTTTAAGGCTAAGCCGGTGATCGACGACGTCCATGTGCCGATGGTGAATGTAAGCGACGATTTCGATCTACTGCCGGCTTAA
- the LOC128738320 gene encoding cytoplasmic tRNA 2-thiolation protein 2, with the protein MCSIGEDDFGDDGGLHAMQEDSATASGSSFAEGAMCQQCNQNQAVLKLRIKEPQCRSCFLHYARHKFRASLGSTKIVRRGSNVLVVFDGSRQNITMLDMIQYGLEQESFKKLRVNPVLLFVSEDFLSGNQDSYRKKIEAKLDLMKQFKYPSYIAVLGGRKCFQIDEEFLELLQSEGEKFVAVLSGIKSITEKQDFIEQTRKHTYKTMAKKLECGYVFLSDIGLNLAKTLLSNVALGRGRSLALDVAFCDDRDDQVKLIRPMRDLNPDEIENYVLFSENSLRFLDPEDPFKEKASLQSLTSKFVDGLQERFSATVSTVFRTGDKLAVPKNMAAGANDTEEEDLLGLFDKTLKIGETSAACLRCKFCHGELDFHDSDTLYATEFSRIVSSRINVTQSHEELVESTYLMEKDAHKAVVGELDQEDDIGPLKKELCHSCRNIFLDFEMK; encoded by the coding sequence ATGTGTAGCATAGGCGAAGATGACTTCGGGGACGACGGTGGTTTACATGCGATGCAAGAGGACTCAGCTACAGCCAGCGGATCCAGTTTTGCCGAGGGAGCCATGTGCCAACAGTGCAACCAAAATCAAGCTGTTTTGAAATTACGAATTAAGGAACCACAGTGCCGAAGCTGTTTTTTACATTACGCCCGTCATAAGTTTCGAGCATCACTTGGCTCAACAAAGATCGTTCGCCGAGGATCGAATGTCCTGGTAGTGTTCGACGGATCCCGTCAAAATATTACTATGCTAGATATGATTCAATATGGCTTAGAGCAAGAGTCGTTTAAAAAATTGAGAGTTAATCCGGTTTTATTGTTTGTGAGTGAAGATTTTCTGTCTGGAAACCAGGATTCATATAGGAAAAAGATAGAAGCAAAACTGGACTTGATGAAGCAGTTCAAATATCCTTCCTATATTGCCGTGCTCGGGGGACGCAAATGCTTCCAGATAGACGAAGAATTTTTAGAGCTTTTGCAATCAGAAGGAGAAAAATTTGTTGCCGTTTTAAGTGGAATCAAAAGCATAACAGAAAAACAAGATTTCATTGAACAAACCAGAAAGCATACGTACAAAACTATGGCCAAAAAGCTTGAGTGCGGATATGTGTTTTTGTCTGATATCGGGTTGAACCTCGCTAAAACCTTGCTCTCAAACGTGGCTCTTGGCAGAGGTCGATCCTTGGCATTGGACGTTGCTTTTTGTGACGACAGAGACGACCAGGTTAAGCTCATACGACCAATGAGAGATTTAAATCCggatgaaattgaaaattatgttttattttcGGAAAATTCGTTGAGGTTTTTGGATCCTGAAGATCCTTTCAAAGAAAAAGCCAGTTTGCAGAGTTTGACTTCTAAATTTGTGGATGGATTGCAGGAAAGGTTTTCTGCAACTGTTTCGACGGTTTTTCGAACTGGTGATAAATTAGCGGTACCAAAGAACATGGCTGCTGGTGCAAATGATACAGAAGAAGAGGATCTCCTCGGATTATTTGATAAAACGTTAAAAATTGGAGAAACAAGCGCCGCATGTTTGAGATGCAAATTTTGTCATGGGGAACTGGATTTCCACGACTCAGATACACTTTATGCTACCGAATTCTCCCGAATCGTATCGTCTCGTATTAATGTAACGCAGAGCCATGAAGAACTCGTAGAGAGCACATATTTGATGGAGAAAGATGCACACAAAGCTGTTGTGGGCGAGTTGGACCAAGAAGATGACATTGGGCCTTTGAAAAAGGAGCTCTGTCATAGTTGTAGAAACATATTTTTAGATTTTGAAATGAAATGA